TGCTACACATAAGACTTGCTGAAGCCTATGATAAACCATGTTCTAAGTTATCCAAGTGCAAGAATGTGTAATGATTGCACCCGAAAAACTCAATCACTCTCTTGCAAATTTGAAATGTTCATGTGGATACAGGGTGCTGCTCTTTAGTTTCACAGCGAAATGCTAACTAAGATAGGCACAAGAGCACAAAATGCTACGACACGTTGTTGAAAGGTTCCTGGTGATAATTGGATGAAGTTGCTGCTTCTTCAGAAATATATTCTGTCATTATATGCTGCTGCACTTGTGTTGTTGCGTCTCCATCCTGCTTCCCCGGAGAAGCAATTTTTCTTAACTATGTGAACAAACACTATTAACTTCAATGAGTATGCCATATATGCATTGTGTCATCTGGTGATCCTGATGAAACTATTTCGTCATTCAATTCTTTCTGTTGTCACTAGCACTTTGAAACAGTATATTTTTGTTATTTCATCGAGTTGGATATAACTAATCGGGGAGGTTTTAACTAAAAAAATCGTGTTGATTCTCAAGTCTCTATTTTTCTAATTTCTAGAGAACTTTTTTCTCATTATATTTTCTAATTGTAATTATAACTTTCATGGTGGAATGGACCAGGGGGTTATAATTTTTCATGACGTGTTTGACAATGAACATGATGCTGGAGGTGCTCAACTTAGGGTAGAAGGTGTATATATATGGCCTTTCAGACAACTACGAATGGTAGCTAGCAGGTAGTTTCTATATTGCTTTATTCTAATCAATTAAgattttgttatttgattattaaCTTCATAATCTTTTGGTCTTGTCTTATAACTTGTAAAACACATGATATGACGTAAAGATGCTCAAGGTagtatgtaattttttttatacatgaTATGGAGTGCTATGCGAGATGGTACCAGTAAATTTCTGTTTTCTCTACCTTTTAATTTACAACCATTATTTGAAGAGAAAAACCCAAAAATGATTCATTCATAAAAAGTAATTGcatatattctgttctttctgttgTGCTAATGGTCCCTCTTTTGTTTAGTTTCAACTATTTTGTGTCTATTCTAATGCTATTTTTGGTACTTTGCAGTGGAAAACAGGGTGAGTTTGGGCAAGAAGATGATTACATACTATCGAATCCTTATCACTTGGTGATCGCAACTTTCTCTGTTGATTTTATCCCTTCTTTTTGTTGTGTAGTGATCTATTTTATGAATCAACTTAGTTATAACTTCTTATGCTGCTTTTATGCATAACTATTTCTTTTTGTGCATAAACTTTGCCATAACTTCTTCCGCCACGTGCACAGATTCTTTTCcattttgttaatttttctttatttagTTCCTTCCGGGCCTGGATACTTTAGCGGTTTTTGTTAATATGGTACTAGTTTTGCTAAGCGATTGGCTTATAGAATATTTTCTGAAAACAATTGATGGCTTGTTGAGTTTTCCGTTACATTATTGATATAGGTTCAATAGGATGCCCGTGGAAATTATGTATTTATTATCTCATGAATTTTCCGTCCTTTTTTCTTTGGGAATCGCTTCTAAGTTATCTTTGTTAACGCCATAGATATTTACCATCACAATAGATCCGTGTCTTTAATTTTCATTCCAGACTGTCCGAGTTAGTAAATATTGGATAAATTACACaatttatcttttgagatacttttcttttttatttaacaATAAAGAACCATACTGCATTATGATTTCCTTCCTTTTGAGCTTCAATCTCTCTTCCTCAAAATTATTCAAGAATTCATTTAATCCAACAATGCCAGATTACTCCTTGTTTTTCGTGGTTTGggcaatttttttaattgtacATGTTACCATCAATCTCTAAATTTGGTGTTTGCTATCCATCCAAACTCTGGAATAGGTTAAACTGGGTTTTGTAGTAGAAAGTTATGTCTTGAGATGTGGGGTTAAGAACAGGAATGAAGTCCAACTGAGCATATGCAACAGTCACACTGACGAAACTGGCGGAATATTTTCCTGTTGGTGTTAGTTTCCCAGAAGAAATGTTTCCTGCCCTTTTGCTCTGAGTATCTGAATGTTCTAATGTATGAGTCTGGGTGTAACCCCATTGTATTGTGTCTTGCTGGTGCCAAATTCTACCATTGAAAATGTTTTGTTCTCTGAAAAGCCACTGCTACGCAATGATTTTTATCTGGAGATTCTTTTATGTTCTCCTTCAACTAATTCAACATTTTTTGTGCCGGTGCAGCTTGGAGTGTTCTCCTCCCAGGTGTTTCAGGAGTCTCCTCGAGAAAAAATTTGGAAGAGAAAACactgtaaaattttaaaattatttatttcctaATCCATAAGTTAAAGTTGATTATCTCCTTTTGAGCATTTCTGGTTGTCGTCCTATTGCAGCTCCCATCTATAAAATGGAGAAACATTGTAACATTGAAATTGCTGCCCAAGTTTCTGGTGTCTCTTCCAGCCAAGGTAATAAGCTTTTCAAAGCATGTGGATTATTGATTCTCTCTACAGATATTACCCTCAGTGGTATTTGTCAGAATTTCTTTATGATGCTGTTTTGTCTTTTCTTCCTCTGTTCATGCATTCATGAATGCAATTACATTTCTCAGTAAAAAGATGCCAATGTTTGAAGTTGTGGTCAATGGTGTTATTCATTTGCTTATGTATCATATATTTAATATCGACTAAGTGAATGGTCCCTTCGGAAAACTGAGTATCGTTTTGCCTTTTAACATTTTTTCTATACTTTTCGTATTCAACAATCATATTAGTTGATAGTTGAGAATGAATTAATTTCATAATAATCCTGAGAACCTGAAACTGTTTGCTATTTTGCATGTCTGCTTGTTCCTAAACCTCTTCACATGCAGAAGTTGGTATTTCCTCGTTAAAATGATAGTGGATACGCAATTTTCTTTGATTTAAAGCATCTGATTTGAAATGGAAAATATTACCTTGTTACTCTCATGTTCATGAGTCATCAATCTGCTCTAACATTTGATCACTCTGTTTAAACATATGATGAATAGCTgtgaaaagaaaaatggaagGAGTATTATATATTGGGGCCAAGAAACTTGTATTTCTGGTAAACCAGTTTCTAGAATTTATGTTGAtccttttttttctttaatcTGATTTTACAATTCACATCTTTAAGATTTAAAAGGTTGAtccaaaatttattttgtaattGAGTCGATGTATTTAACTTGTGTtcttatttatatatttctttTCACTGTATACTATACACTCAAGGGTCTATACGCATTCCTTATTATTTCTTCCTGTTGTTGCATATTAGAAATTTACTGGCGTCAAGTGATTATTAGATTTGATGCTGCCTACTTATCCTTTTACGAGGCATTGTGTTTTTTTTCCCTGTAAAAATGCACTATATCCTTTTGACTTCTGCCATTTTATTTTCCTAGATGGAGATCATCATAGATATCATCTTGGAGGATTAATGGAAAGCCCTTCAGTGGATGACGATGCTGATTGCTTCTCACCCATGCTCTTGAATGCGACTTCAGTCAATATTGAAGTCTATTACAATAAAGCAATTAACTATACGTTGATGGTCACCTTTGTATCCTTGTGGTGTTAccatatttttcttaaataacATATTACTGTTCTCCTGGGAAAAAGTAAAAAATGGTCATTATGTTTTCTGATTTTCTCCCTTCTTTGATTTATTCTTTAACCTTCTGATGAACTAGATCTCATTTCTCGAAGTTCTGTTGTTAATCCGGCAAATGGAACACAGTAACACTCAATCTGTAAGATTCCCTGTCAACATCTGTGAAACTGATTGCTTACAATCCAGAATTATGTCTTTTCTGATGAATGTTTCTTGAAGTGATTCCAAGCACTTGTCTCACAATCTTTTCCCAGGGTGCTGCGAAAGTTTCACTTCCGATGATTGCACATCAAGCTATAATGGATGCTTATCTTTGTCTTCTACATCTTACAGCAGGCATATTAGTAGGTATGTTGACATAGGAGCCATTTTTAAATGCTTAAAAATTGATTTGATGTGTGAAATGAATGTAAGTTTCTTTGAAAAAACCTAGGAATTTTTTTCCCAGATAAACGTGAAAACACAGTTTTGAAAAAACCATGCTTCAGTTTAAATTTACCTCACTCAATCTGTACAAACAGAGACATCTTTGTTTTGAAGGCACTGAAAACCTAAGTGAATTGATGTCAAAGTTGAAAAGCTTGGAAGCGTTCGAAGTAAAAGTAATTAGGTATAAGAAGTCACACTTTCCGACCTTAGGTCCTGATTCTAATCCTACTGGAGCTGGTTCATCCTCCTTTATCTCAATGGTGGCGGGGAAAAATAGTTAGCGTACTTGTATAATTTTACCATCAGAAAATTGGGTAACATTTGATGGTAGTTGGAGTTCTTTATTTTGTATGGGTCAACTTTTGATTGATATTATTCTATTATTGTACATTCAAAGAAATGTGACAGCATGTGACACTGGCAGTGTAGATTTTGGATTTGTCTAGTTGCAGATGAGTTTTAGTGCTTATCCTCATTATGTTGATGAATAGATGAAAGGTTTTTAAATGTATGTTTTGGTTCGTTCTTGCTTTTAATAGCTTTTACTTAGCCATTGCATCCTCTGTTACTCTTCTGTATTATTCTTTTGTTTATTATGTTGTTCTATATGCATGATATAAAAGCTGATTCTTCTTTGATAACAGAATCTCTTTTTAATGCTTTTGCCACGGCTGCATTTTTCAAGTTTGTCGTCTTCTCAATATTTGAAATGCGATACCTCCTTGCCATATGGAGGGCGAATAGACCACTGAATAATGGAGAGAATTGGGAAACAATGAGGCGTGAGCTTTCGGTTCTGTACAGCCGTTTTTGTACGTCTCCTCTTCTACTTTGCAGAGCTCTGTATCATTGGTTAAATTATTTGATTGGTTATGTAATCTCGAACATGTTTTGTGGTGGTTCTAGTGTTGATGATGCATCGAACACATGGCGTACAGAACTAAAAAGAATATGACAAGTCATTTATTTGTGTTGATATTTTACATGATAATTAAATGTTTATCATCCTTTTTTATCTATCAAACCAGATGAAAGAAAACTGCTGTTATCAGATCGTAGAATAAGAGAATAAAATCTCTTTCGATGACATGGGTCCATTTATTCAGACTCGCTATTTAGCCTACAGATGGTAGTGTGGTAGTTTTATGGTTTTGATCTGCCAGAGAAAATCTGACCTTAATTTAGAACTTTGACAACTTATAACACCTTTGTGGGGACAATTTCACCTAACCTGGCCAactataaaatttcataaactaaAGTCAATAGGAAATTTCACAATTGAATCACCTTCCAAGATCCACACTGTTAGTGATTGATAGTGCAGTATAGGTTTGTAAccatcatttaattattttattgaatGCTAAATATTCGGTCTTGTGTTTTTTGTTTGAAGACCTTGTACTGTATCTGTCAACATTGCTTTTGTTGGTTTGCTCCATTTTGCTTAATGTCCGACTTACTTTAGCATTATTTCATATTGTATTGCAGATGGAATCCTCTTAGGGGGCATTCTTGTCATGTACGAGTTCCATAGATTTTTGCGGTTTattctcctcctcctccactctTTCTGGATACCACAAATAATCACTAATATATATCGTGATTCAAGGAAACCATTGCATCCTCATTACATCTTAGGGATTACGATAACTCGTATCGCTATTCCATTATACGTATTTGGTTGTCCCCATAATTTCATGCGAATAGAGCCCGACAGAGAGTGGTGTATTTTTTTGGCTATTTATATGGGACTCCAagcattttttcttcttctgcaACATTATTTTGGATCTCGATGGTTTATTCCTCGTCAGGTTTGGTGCAATTACACTCCTTTGAACTGTACATTTTTTTAGTTTCTGTTTGCTGATGATAGTGTTGATTACGTTTTCGCATAACTTCCAACACTTCTACTGGGTGGATGGCGATGGTAGCCCCACCAACCCCACCCCAAAAATCCCCCTTCACGTACGATTATATGTTTCTTTCAATATTACGCACACACACGAACGCAAAATCATGATTTCACCTCCCTGGTCCCCAAACTTTCTAATTTTAGTTATTCCTCGGTATGTATAATTTCTGGCTCTCTGACTATGTCGAATTGGTGAACTAGTTTTGTGTTATATTACTCTGTTGTGGTCCGTACAAAAGCATTCCCTCGTTCAAGTTGAATCCCCAGGTCAAGAATATGCAAGTTGTCACCTATAACGGCTGATCCACTGTGTTTTACATTATGACAGCAGATTTTACCCGAAAAATATTGCTACTATCGGAGGTTTGATCAGGGTTCGATTCCTTCCATTGATTGTGTGATTTGCATGACTGCCATTGATCTCGGCCAACGAACAAATGATGGCATGGTAGATATCCATAAATCTTCCTTTTGTTTTCTAGAGATGACAACTTCATTAACTTGTTAGTTTGACTGACTCCAAAACGTTCGAAGGTGACTCCATGCGATCATTTCTTTCACTCGGGTTGTTTACAAAGATGGATGGACATAAAAATGGAGTGTCCGACTTGCCGCCGTCCTCTTCCTCCTGCCTAGAAGCTTGTATACTTTCTTTAGAGATCGACACAGCCCTTGCTTCGGTGAGTTCTTATTTGTAATCTTTTGTGAGAGGTTATGATTTTTGTTTGTCTCGTTTCCGAACTATTTTTTCTTACATATATGCTTTCAGGAACCTCTGACCAGAAGTCATTGAGACGAACTGACATTCATAGCTATGATTCATGTGTATAAACTCTCTCTACCTAATCTTTCTGCACCACCATTTATTTGGCTTTGAAATTAAAGCATAACGGACAAATAGACAATTCCTTTGTTCTTGCGTGCTTAAGAAAAGCCAATTCACATCTGTTTGTATGTACCATATATTTCTTCAAATAACCATGGAAGCAGCATTTCTGGTCACCCGCAGAAGCTTCTCCTTTGTGTCAATAACATCGATGAATCAAATTCTTTTATGTTGTATTTGTATTGAgtcattattaatattatttcgaTTGAATTTTATTGTTAAATAAAGAAAACTTAAGTGCATCCTATATTTTTAGGAACTGTAATTTATTGTGATtggtataattttaatttaaacaaatAGAAGTttgatttcttttaaaaaaattgtgaaaGTTATATTTGTTTTCCTAATATCAAGACAAATTTTATATCGCACTTATATATttactatttaattaataatgaaTGGATTctatagaaaaattattttggttattttaaTAAGTTGACTTACTACacttcattttatttatatacaaaatttaaatagaaatattTAATATACTTATCAACAAGACTCACTTTCTATTCCCCACTATCCTTTTATCTTTCTTcctcaaaatttatatattttttcattttttttctacATACCATTTTGTTTTCAAATTTTCATGTAAATAAAAGTTGGATTTGAATATTAATATTTCCACACGTATAATTTGTTTGTATTGACATTATATTtacataatatttaatatattaaataatgtaCATGCGCAGCCAAGCATGTGTAGGAGTAGGACATCtagtattaattattatattaaataatttacgtcaaagttttaaatttgaaatcaagTTTCGAGTTCGAGATCTAATTATAACAATTATGTTtttttcaattaaaaaaaaaatgagcgggtctcatgtgagaccgtctcacggattataatctgtgagacgggtcaaccctacccatattcacaataaaaagtaatactattagcataaaaaaataatattttttcatgggtgacccaaataaaagacccatctcacaaatacgacccatgagaccgtctcacataagtttttatcaaaaaaaaattacttataATTGATGCACTAACTAAAGTTATTATAAATGGTATTTTGATTTTCAATTTAACATATTTAGATAAGTTCCGCATTAAAAACAGTTGTTAATCTATCTACATAACAAAAAGTACATgtgttatattatttatattgttgataaaaaaatttaaaaaaaaacctgaAATTTTCTACACGAGTCTTATCTGACAAGAGTATGTTAACATTTAATCAAACATCAGGAATTCGATTACTACCAACATCTTCTCCGGCAAGCTAATTGTCACATATAATTTGTCTATTGTAGTTTAATTGACTAATGTATTTTACAAGTTATTGAATTAGTTCGATGATTAACTCATCTAATTACGGGTtgtaattaaatttcaaatttcccTAGCTAAAATATTAGTGGAGGAAGTCTCAAATCCCGGTTTTACATTTAAAATTTACATAACCAATGAAATTTAATTAGGTTCTTGTGCTTTGACATAGGCTTTGTTGCGAATATTTTAGCCGTTCATGGCTTACTATATATGCATCCTTGTTCTAGGAAAGTTGACGGTAAATTCAGGCTAGACatgcaaattaaaattttcaagttTAGGGTTTGAGAATTTTTCAGCTAGTGGTAACTTTAGAGAATTGTGTTGACCCTAATTTAATTCTTATATACTCTCGTACacactcatatatatatatatatatatatatatatatatatatatataaaagattaACCTActcaaataattaatatattatataacaataaattatgattttccaaatgattttttatattttaatttaaaaatatatcatgGGTATTTTTGTTAGTTCATAAACAAATTAACCAAGTTGATGACAtttgctagcatttcactttggtCCAAACTATTTTTGTTGCTtctttaaatttcacaaaatatatattttaatcatATATCGTGTGACATATATATGTGATTATCACTGACATGACATTCATCTATTAAATATGATGAAATTTGTGTCAAATTCATTCTACCACGATCATTGATGTTGAGCTTTCTTGTAAACAAAATTTTGCTGTTATCAAATATTAACTAAACCAcatcaaactttttttttttggcaaggGTCGTGACTCTGTCTGTTGAcggtaaataaattttttttaaacataatttacctgcacattttaaaaatatatatatcattttattagttattttgtatcgttaaaaatcatttaaaaaaaaaaaactagtcgCCTGCATGTTAATCGAAATGAGCCAATGGTGGGACTGTTCTTTATACCTAGTTTTATTTTGACCAtgataaatcaaatcaaatataaattaaacttgGTCCATCCCAATCCGTGGTTTGACACGTTTTCATCGTCCTGGCTAGCTCGTACAAGCTTGAATCCGTAGAGTACAATTCAAACCTGAAAATTTTTATTGGCTTCATTCTCTGACGAGGGCTATATACTTTAATGAGGATGTACTAAATGTCTACTGCTAAAATATTgttagatttttttattttttttcaagctAAATTCGAAAATGCTCAAACACAGGCGCCATTTAAAAAGAGTCATTCAActacttaataaaaatattgttgttaaataaaaaatctaaatatcaaaaaatccataaactACTGTTTTAAAAGAATTTCAGTGTAATATTCGAAATCCTATCAAATTCTCCACATGAAAAACGATGTGAAACGTAAAACATAGTGTATCAACCCCTACTCATAAACATAAAGTTCGAAAAAAATGCAAGGTCATCGGGTCAACGTGCACACACTCAGCTCCACATACTCTGTCTTCAGCGCATTTAGTCTCCACatcatcatgctcacctgcatcaattcacacctagtgagtttaaagactcaactcACCTGAATGGTTATAACAAGTACGTAGATATAAtatacaacagtgaaaagtatTGTAATTAACATACATTTCATAACCTAAAAGCatgaacttaaacatagcatgtcaaagcataacatgttcGTCACATATCTCATCATGACAACATATAcgtgttatttttttttatttgaattcagatcattagttgtgacATTCGTATCAGAtctagtcgatggatccatctatgtatAACTACGGTACTCGACggtggggacatcagcgacagtatCACTCATCCACTGAGCATTGACCTTACATGTTCATGTTTGTGTTCgtgttcgtattagtcacaaccaactctcatccttcaaaacataacatcatattcatcactataaaaatcatgcatatacgtaaacttccttaaaatcaagcatgcagcGTATTTTCCGTGTTTCCATAAAAGTCATGTTCGTGATTATATgtacatttaaaacatgtctTGCGATCAGGGCGTTTCCAGGACTGCTAACATATATtgatgtgaatgatgagaaaaacggGATATAGACGTGCCTTTACGTAATTACGCTCGAAAACTTGGAGATATTCGCGTAGAACGTGCATCGGAGAGGTAGGGAATAAGTTCTTTGAAAAAACTTGAGAAAACTTAAGGAGAAGAGCTGCTGAAATTCAAAACTTGCTGTTGGAAAAGTAGAGGTGGCGGCCAAATGCTAGGGTGAGGAGTTTAGGGTTTGGATGAAGGGTTTAATTATACTAATTAGTTATAATGGGCCCTTATTAAAAATAATGAGATTAAAAAAGATTTTAGGCTCATTATGCAATAAAATAGTTTCATCAAGCCCAAAAACACTcccgtaaaatatttcatttaggtacgtttttgaaaatattgtccaAACCCTCAAAAAATCCTCCGACTTGCTAAAACTTGCGTACCGATTTAAAATATGACACAATGAGTAAAAAAAACTCTACTTATgctcattttcgaaaatcctctaTAATTACactatatattaataaataaacataattatttaataaaaacatttttccttaattattctcagtctccgttcttcgttcgagcgcgaaatactGCTAAAAACCCTAATACATGAAACCTTAATAAAgcgtgaaataaaacatatattcatgtaataatcatgcattcaatacattaaaaataaattaattaaacataaaaaatttataacttGCATATATGAAGTTTATGTGAACTTTCAAATTTTCGAGACATTATATGTACTCTCCCCTTCCGAAGGACACAGATTATATTTTTGTGGGTTCATGTGAAATAAATATTGTCCGCTACGTTTCGGCCTTTGATTGATTCAAAATACACAAAGTtcaaattatttgatttaattatcTAACTTATTACAAATAAAATAACCAATGAATGGCTCTCAAATCTTGAGAATAGGACACAAAATCACAACTAAAATATAGAATCCGTTACGCTCCATGTGTTCATATAAAATAATGATCGGTAGCtctttatgagacggtctcacgattcTATATTCGTGAGACATATTGTAGATCAAGTAAGATATTCATATATATGATTATGTAGGGGCCACCCCTCACATGAAATATGTAACTTCGGCCTCATCTCACTTCTTTGTTGTAACTTTATTTTGTGCGTGATACATGATGCCACATTGTTTGAGAAATTTTGAGAAGACAatgaattataatatatatcgAGGAATTTTAGTTATAAAAGTTAACTTGTCTTGGTTTTGTGATTTTTTAAAAACGTTTGGGTTTCATTTAAtagtatgaatttttttttcttttgatcaTTTTTTGTAGTCGAGAGTTATATATCAAAACCaactaatattatttatttaacacATACGTACATTATCTTACATTGCTCATATATGTagcaaaaataaaacatttgttacaaatattcaaatttacataagcaaaaataaaaatgacaattttttctccgaatttgaaatatttgatgttgttttgctttatatttatactttatttttgctaaaatatattttaatgtgtTTAACATGAGCTTTAGTATTCACATATGAACTATATGTAGGAGAATATCAGTGTAAAATAAGTAATATTCGATGAATTTAATGACTTccgataaaataataaaaaaagaacCAAAACTAAAAAAGATTCAAGTGAAAATCAATTGTTGAAAAATTATAAAACTAAGGTCTCAAACTGGCCAACTTATTTTATTGAAAcatatatttaaatgttatgtgtgtgtgtattttttATGAGAAATTCAAAAAACGTAAATTTTTTGTTATCTTTAGGAATATTTGTTGTTAATTTTTCGTAGTTTAGAGGT
This region of Primulina eburnea isolate SZY01 chromosome 14, ASM2296580v1, whole genome shotgun sequence genomic DNA includes:
- the LOC140812837 gene encoding transmembrane E3 ubiquitin-protein ligase FLY2-like isoform X2; this translates as MGPMICWKFSRTLFLIIFWCWFSLLVIRPANSLRPLRQRPRSWGDEWLHVGKEERELAPFTSWNITGTYRGNWKFQDSINNSSKFPDFGKANGNVVLELISTPTKLNGVHYVQGVIIFHDVFDNEHDAGGAQLRVEGVYIWPFRQLRMVASSGKQGEFGQEDDYILSNPYHLLGVFSSQVFQESPREKIWKRKHSPIYKMEKHCNIEIAAQVSGVSSSQDGDHHRYHLGGLMESPSVDDDADCFSPMLLNATSVNIEVYYNKAINYTLMVTFISFLEVLLLIRQMEHSNTQSGAAKVSLPMIAHQAIMDAYLCLLHLTAGILVDGILLGGILVMYEFHRFLRFILLLLHSFWIPQIITNIYRDSRKPLHPHYILGITITRIAIPLYVFGCPHNFMRIEPDREWCIFLAIYMGLQAFFLLLQHYFGSRWFIPRQILPEKYCYYRRFDQGSIPSIDCVICMTAIDLGQRTNDGMVTPCDHFFHSGCLQRWMDIKMECPTCRRPLPPA
- the LOC140812837 gene encoding transmembrane E3 ubiquitin-protein ligase FLY2-like isoform X1; translation: MGPMICWKFSRTLFLIIFWCWFSLLVIRPANSLRPLRQRPRSWGDEWLHVGKEERELAPFTSWNITGTYRGNWKFQDSINNSSKFPDFGKANGNVVLELISTPTKLNGVHYVQGVIIFHDVFDNEHDAGGAQLRVEGVYIWPFRQLRMVASSGKQGEFGQEDDYILSNPYHLLGVFSSQVFQESPREKIWKRKHSPIYKMEKHCNIEIAAQVSGVSSSQDGDHHRYHLGGLMESPSVDDDADCFSPMLLNATSVNIEVYYNKAINYTLMVTFISFLEVLLLIRQMEHSNTQSGAAKVSLPMIAHQAIMDAYLCLLHLTAGILVESLFNAFATAAFFKFVVFSIFEMRYLLAIWRANRPLNNGENWETMRRELSVLYSRFYGILLGGILVMYEFHRFLRFILLLLHSFWIPQIITNIYRDSRKPLHPHYILGITITRIAIPLYVFGCPHNFMRIEPDREWCIFLAIYMGLQAFFLLLQHYFGSRWFIPRQILPEKYCYYRRFDQGSIPSIDCVICMTAIDLGQRTNDGMVTPCDHFFHSGCLQRWMDIKMECPTCRRPLPPA